A single genomic interval of Alligator mississippiensis isolate rAllMis1 chromosome 15, rAllMis1, whole genome shotgun sequence harbors:
- the LOC106740198 gene encoding olfactory receptor 6N2 yields MGISNQSRVTEFIIMGFPNLQDFRALVFILLLLIYFLTILGNVVIFTVIWSDARLHTPMYFFVSTLSFLEIWYTATTIPKMLSNLLSERKSISFTGCLLQTYFFHSLGATECYLLTAMAYDRYLAICDPLHYPAIMTTKMCARLAAGCWICGFICPVTEVILVSKLPFCGPNKIQHIFCDFPPLLSLACTDTSINVLVDFIINSFIILVTFLFIMVSYVKIIKTVLKIRTAKGRRKAFSTCASHLTVVLIFFGSITFMYVRLKESYSLDYDRAFAVIYAVLTPLVNPVIYSLRNKEILNAIKRKIPHKRMVNTSA; encoded by the coding sequence ATGGGAATCAGCAACCAGAGCAGGGTAACTGAATTCATCATCATGGGATTCCCAAACCTTCAGGATTTCCGTGCCCTCGTCTTCATCCTGCTGCTTCTCATCTACTTCCTCACCATCCTTGGCAACGTGGTGATTTTCACAGTCATCTGGTCAGATGCTCGACTTCATACCCCTATGTACTTCTTTGTCAGCACTTTATCTTTCTTGGAAATCTGGTATACGGCAACTACTATCCCCAAAATGCTGTCAAACTTACTCAGCGAAAGGAAAAGCATCTCTTTCACTGGGTGCCTCTTACAGACATATTTCTTCCATTCACTTGGAGCCACTGAATGTTACCTGCTTACAGCAATGGCTTATGACCGGTATTTAGCTATCTGTGATCCCCTGCACTACCCTGCCATTATGACCACAAAAATGTGTGCTCGGCTGGCCGCCGGCTGTTGGATTTGCGGCTTTATATGTCCAGTTACTGAAGTCATCTTGGTCTCCAAGCTGCCTTTCTGTGGCCCTAATAAAATTCAGCATATTTTTTGTgacttccccccactgctgagcCTAGCCTGTACAGACACTTCCATCAATGTCCTGGTCGATTTTATAATCAACTCATTTATCATTCTGGTGACGTTTCTGTTCATCATGGTGTCCTATGTCAAGATTATAAAAACTGTATTGAAAATACGCACAGCTAAGGGGAGAAGAAAGGCTTTCTCCACTTGTGCTTCTCACCTAACTGTGGTTCTGATATTTTTTGGGAGTATTACATTCATGTATGTTAGGTTGAAAGAAAGTTATTCCTTGGATTATGACCGGGCATTTGCTGTGATTTATGCTGTTTTGACTCCTTTGGTCAACCCAGTCATCTACAGTCTACGGAACAAAGAAATACTGAAtgcaataaaaaggaaaatcccTCACAAAAGAATGGTAAACACCAGTGCATAG